A region of uncultured Carboxylicivirga sp. DNA encodes the following proteins:
- a CDS encoding family 16 glycosylhydrolase: MLSHFTKIIPFFIPFIALSASVNQHCTAQQCETMVWSDEFDGSSLNLNYWTYEIGNGQSGWGTGQLDYATNRTENVRIVDGKLVLELRKENYAGYQYTSGRLVSYQKQAFQYGRIEARIKGLDTQGLGFAFWMLGEDYETVWWPKCGEIDIMENTGGDPSFNIGTAHFQESWGHHYNQGSYTLPTGKFADDFHTFALEWTPEYLKWYIDDINYHTFDISEPINGYRPFNRPFFIILSVGVGGSYSGNPDATTTFPMSATIDYVRVYQGAFSAFIEGESEVIEGDVNKTYSIDTPGATSYNWTVPVGSSITSGQGTNQIVVNWGGTSGDVQVTTNGSCGEKTYNLSVEVESQHTSDNLTLNKPAYASSQENASYAPAYCVDGDESTRWASNWNQPEWVYVDLQKSYNINQVILKWQYAHASAYEIQVSDNAVNWNTIYTESSGDGETDDISLSGTGRYLRVLCNQRNTQWGFSLFELEVYGSSTTAVNDIQSDDINFFPNPAKTSVTLEDNKHLLSEISIFNAAGQKLRTEKIKSSTQIINLDEYSQGIYFIRCKPKGSGNSLVKPLVITE; this comes from the coding sequence ATGTTATCACATTTCACAAAAATAATTCCTTTTTTTATTCCATTTATTGCTCTATCAGCATCTGTTAATCAACATTGCACAGCCCAACAGTGCGAAACGATGGTTTGGTCCGATGAGTTTGATGGATCATCTTTAAACTTGAATTACTGGACTTACGAAATAGGCAACGGACAAAGTGGCTGGGGAACCGGACAGCTGGATTATGCAACCAACCGCACTGAAAATGTGAGAATTGTAGATGGTAAATTAGTATTGGAATTACGCAAAGAGAATTACGCAGGATATCAATATACAAGTGGTCGATTAGTTAGCTACCAAAAACAAGCCTTTCAATATGGAAGAATCGAAGCCCGAATTAAAGGACTGGATACTCAAGGTTTGGGATTTGCCTTTTGGATGCTGGGCGAAGATTACGAAACAGTTTGGTGGCCAAAATGTGGTGAGATCGATATCATGGAAAATACAGGTGGAGATCCTTCCTTCAACATTGGAACAGCTCATTTTCAGGAATCATGGGGACATCATTATAACCAGGGAAGCTATACACTTCCAACTGGAAAATTTGCTGATGACTTTCATACATTCGCATTGGAGTGGACACCAGAATATTTGAAATGGTACATTGACGATATCAATTATCACACCTTCGACATTTCGGAACCGATTAATGGTTATCGACCATTTAATAGACCTTTCTTTATCATTTTAAGTGTTGGTGTTGGCGGAAGCTATTCGGGCAACCCGGATGCCACAACCACATTCCCAATGAGTGCCACCATCGACTATGTAAGGGTTTATCAGGGTGCTTTCAGTGCTTTTATTGAAGGTGAAAGTGAAGTTATTGAAGGTGATGTAAATAAAACATACAGTATTGATACACCGGGTGCAACCAGTTACAATTGGACTGTACCTGTTGGTTCTTCCATCACTTCAGGCCAGGGAACCAATCAAATAGTTGTTAACTGGGGCGGTACTTCCGGCGATGTTCAGGTAACAACAAATGGTTCCTGCGGAGAAAAAACCTACAACCTTTCGGTAGAAGTGGAATCGCAACATACAAGTGATAACCTGACATTGAATAAACCAGCTTATGCTTCATCGCAGGAGAATGCTAGTTATGCTCCTGCATATTGCGTGGATGGTGATGAATCTACCCGATGGGCCAGCAACTGGAATCAGCCAGAATGGGTATATGTTGATCTTCAGAAAAGCTACAATATCAACCAGGTAATTTTGAAATGGCAATATGCCCATGCATCAGCTTATGAAATACAGGTTTCAGATAACGCTGTTAATTGGAATACGATTTACACTGAATCATCAGGCGATGGAGAAACCGATGACATCTCACTTAGTGGAACCGGAAGGTATTTACGCGTATTATGTAATCAACGAAACACACAGTGGGGATTTAGCTTATTTGAACTGGAGGTTTATGGAAGTTCCACAACCGCAGTCAATGATATTCAATCGGATGATATTAATTTTTTTCCTAATCCGGCTAAAACCAGCGTTACACTTGAAGATAACAAACACCTGTTATCCGAAATAAGCATTTTTAACGCTGCAGGTCAGAAGCTGCGAACTGAGAAAATCAAATCATCCACACAAATCATTAATCTTGATGAATACAGTCAAGGCATTTACTTTATCCGTTGTAAACCCAAAGGATCCGGAAATTCACTTGTAAAACCATTGGTTATTACAGAATAA